One genomic window of Cellulophaga sp. Hel_I_12 includes the following:
- a CDS encoding aldose 1-epimerase, with the protein MTKLFLNTISVKIDAGELVSYQMYQYEFMHQKGDPGWRNADTEMFPIIGPTADANFSVRTPKGAAIQDQHGLLRELEYHLIESSDTMAIFKKRYTAHTKIKNSKYPDKSSEAVVAWPYDFEFLKKFELNENGLKISFSISGENEMPFMLGYHPAFNLVTSNPTIKTKNNTITLEEVLAVGSRAFQVENCNEIVLKDKYSLRIKTKGFHNFMLWTEVPNMVCIEPITFYPYAVEQNNLDKGFRFMDTNSEEFEVFLTIES; encoded by the coding sequence ATGACTAAATTATTTTTGAATACGATAAGCGTAAAAATCGACGCAGGCGAACTGGTAAGTTATCAAATGTATCAGTATGAGTTTATGCATCAAAAGGGGGATCCAGGTTGGCGAAATGCAGATACAGAAATGTTTCCTATTATTGGGCCAACCGCCGATGCCAATTTTAGTGTTCGTACTCCAAAAGGAGCCGCAATTCAAGATCAACACGGTTTGTTACGTGAATTAGAGTATCATTTAATCGAATCTTCAGATACTATGGCTATTTTTAAGAAAAGGTATACGGCCCATACAAAAATTAAAAATTCAAAATATCCGGACAAATCCAGCGAAGCAGTAGTGGCATGGCCTTATGATTTTGAGTTTTTGAAAAAATTTGAACTAAACGAAAACGGTTTAAAAATCAGCTTTAGTATTTCTGGAGAAAACGAGATGCCGTTTATGTTAGGGTATCACCCTGCATTTAATCTCGTTACTTCCAATCCTACGATAAAAACCAAAAACAATACCATTACACTCGAAGAAGTTTTAGCCGTTGGTAGCAGAGCATTTCAAGTAGAAAATTGCAATGAAATTGTGTTGAAGGATAAATATTCCTTACGCATCAAAACTAAGGGCTTTCATAACTTTATGCTGTGGACAGAAGTTCCGAATATGGTATGCATAGAGCCTATTACATTTTACCCATATGCTGTTGAACAAAATAATTTAGATAAAGGCTTTCGATTTATGGATACTAATTCAGAAGAATTTGAGGTATTTTTAACTATTGAAAGCTAA
- a CDS encoding M20/M25/M40 family metallo-hydrolase produces MKNKYHFAFMFLLILTGNSYAQKLSKIEKKIITSVEKNNVDARSFLEEVVNINSGTLNLEGVKKVGFVFKDAFDAINFKTSWIEMPQELNRAGHLFAETSGTKGKKLVLIGHLDTVFEADSPFQTFKMINDSVAHAPGGNDMKGGNVIILYALKALHENGLLNDAQIIAAFTGDEESAGKPLDISRKDLIDAAKRSDIALGFETSTGFNYATVARRGSSGWEVDVQGKRAHSSGIFSENTGAGAIFEMSRILNSFYEDVKGEEFLTFNPGVLLGGTFVNFDAKTSKGTAFGKSNVVAQTAMVKGGLRFMSEEQKESTRNKMRDIVANNLPNTSATISFTDSYPAMEPTAGNQQLLKQLNQVSLDLGQGEVAAYDPGKRGAADTSFVAEYVACLDGLGTMGSGAHTPEETVNLNTIEALTKRTAILIYRLINQ; encoded by the coding sequence ATGAAAAATAAATATCATTTTGCTTTTATGTTTTTACTGATCTTAACAGGAAATTCATACGCTCAAAAATTATCAAAAATTGAGAAAAAAATTATTACTTCGGTTGAAAAAAATAATGTGGATGCACGTTCTTTTCTAGAAGAAGTGGTCAATATAAATAGTGGTACTTTAAACCTTGAAGGTGTTAAAAAGGTGGGTTTTGTTTTTAAAGATGCCTTTGATGCTATTAATTTTAAAACGTCATGGATAGAGATGCCTCAAGAACTAAACCGTGCCGGGCATTTATTTGCAGAAACTTCTGGAACAAAAGGAAAAAAATTGGTATTGATAGGGCATTTAGATACTGTTTTTGAGGCTGATAGCCCCTTTCAAACCTTTAAAATGATTAATGATAGTGTAGCTCATGCACCTGGTGGTAATGATATGAAAGGGGGTAATGTTATTATTTTATATGCCCTGAAAGCCTTACATGAAAACGGACTTCTAAATGATGCACAAATTATAGCCGCTTTTACTGGTGATGAAGAAAGTGCAGGAAAACCACTTGATATCAGTAGAAAAGATTTGATTGATGCCGCCAAACGCAGTGATATCGCCCTTGGTTTTGAAACATCTACAGGTTTTAATTATGCAACAGTAGCCAGAAGAGGTTCCTCTGGGTGGGAGGTAGATGTACAGGGAAAAAGAGCACATTCTTCAGGTATTTTTAGTGAAAATACAGGGGCTGGTGCTATTTTTGAAATGTCGCGTATTTTAAATAGTTTTTATGAAGACGTAAAAGGAGAAGAATTTTTAACCTTTAATCCCGGCGTATTATTAGGAGGAACCTTTGTCAACTTTGATGCAAAAACCAGTAAAGGAACAGCTTTTGGCAAATCAAACGTCGTAGCACAAACCGCAATGGTGAAAGGTGGCCTTAGATTTATGTCAGAGGAACAAAAAGAAAGTACTCGGAATAAAATGCGAGACATTGTAGCCAATAATTTACCGAATACCAGTGCAACTATAAGTTTTACAGATAGCTATCCGGCCATGGAACCTACTGCAGGAAATCAACAATTATTGAAACAATTAAATCAAGTAAGTTTAGATTTGGGTCAGGGAGAAGTAGCAGCCTATGACCCTGGTAAAAGAGGCGCTGCAGATACTTCTTTTGTTGCTGAATATGTGGCCTGTTTAGATGGTTTGGGCACCATGGGTTCAGGAGCGCATACGCCTGAAGAAACTGTAAACCTAAATACCATTGAAGCGCTAACAAAAAGAACAGCTATCTTGATTTATAGACTTATTAATCAATAG
- a CDS encoding ABC transporter permease, with protein MNLEYFIAKRLAFGKTHKNGVSGPIIKIAIAAIAISIVMMLIAIATGVGLKKKIREKVAAFNGHIQISNYDNNSSEVSVTPVSLEQDFYPEFKSVQGISHIQAVASKGGIVRTDDTVEGILAKGVGKDYNWNVFQEYLVAGRLPDYSGERTDEVMISSLLANRLKLKLEDTFFSVFLRDNDPSKIPNQQKSTIVGIYDSGFEEFDATYVFMDIRHIQRMNKWEENQVGNFEVFLNDFDDIDEKTNEIYGRTLSTLDTKSIKNKYGHIFQWIDLFDFNTALIIGIMIIVGGINMITALLVLILERTPMIGVLKALGATNWSVRKIFLFNAAYLISVGLLLGNLFGLGILWVQDKYRVFKFPNPKEYYIEYIPVHIDIFSILVLNVGVLLLCTLMLLIPSYIITKISPVKAIKFD; from the coding sequence TTGAATTTAGAATATTTTATTGCAAAACGCTTGGCTTTTGGTAAAACTCATAAGAATGGAGTATCAGGGCCTATTATAAAAATTGCCATTGCGGCGATCGCCATAAGTATTGTCATGATGCTTATTGCCATTGCTACTGGGGTTGGACTTAAAAAGAAAATCAGAGAAAAAGTAGCTGCTTTTAATGGGCATATTCAAATAAGTAATTATGACAATAACAGCTCAGAAGTTTCGGTGACGCCTGTTTCTTTGGAGCAAGATTTTTATCCTGAATTTAAGTCCGTTCAAGGCATATCACATATTCAGGCAGTGGCTAGTAAAGGCGGCATTGTGAGAACTGACGACACAGTTGAGGGGATTTTGGCGAAAGGGGTAGGGAAAGATTACAACTGGAATGTTTTTCAAGAATATTTGGTAGCAGGTCGTTTGCCTGATTACAGTGGCGAACGAACCGATGAGGTGATGATTTCAAGCTTACTTGCAAATCGGTTAAAGTTAAAATTAGAGGATACCTTCTTTTCTGTTTTTCTTAGAGATAACGACCCGTCTAAAATACCAAATCAACAGAAATCAACCATTGTAGGTATCTATGATAGCGGTTTTGAAGAATTTGACGCCACCTATGTCTTTATGGATATTCGCCACATTCAACGGATGAATAAATGGGAAGAAAATCAGGTAGGTAATTTTGAAGTTTTTTTGAATGATTTTGATGATATTGATGAAAAAACGAATGAAATTTATGGACGAACCTTATCTACATTAGACACCAAATCAATAAAAAATAAATACGGACATATTTTTCAATGGATAGATCTTTTTGACTTTAATACGGCTCTAATTATTGGAATTATGATCATTGTTGGAGGTATTAATATGATTACAGCCTTACTTGTTTTAATTTTGGAGCGAACACCTATGATTGGCGTTCTAAAAGCTTTAGGAGCAACAAATTGGAGTGTGCGTAAAATATTTTTATTTAATGCCGCCTACCTAATCAGTGTAGGTTTGTTATTAGGGAATCTTTTTGGCTTAGGAATTTTATGGGTACAAGACAAATACCGAGTTTTTAAATTTCCGAACCCTAAAGAGTATTACATAGAATACATACCCGTACATATTGATATTTTCTCTATCCTAGTGCTCAATGTAGGGGTTTTATTATTGTGTACTTTAATGCTTTTAATCCCCTCCTATATTATCACTAAAATCTCGCCAGTTAAAGCGATAAAGTTTGATTAA
- a CDS encoding sterol desaturase family protein, whose amino-acid sequence MEALLNYFETIPSLHRSLILVGGITFFWLLEGALPLFKFSYKKWKHALPNLFFTLTTIIINFALAFLLLKTSDWTVANNFGVIQWVSLPLWAYILVGVLLMDFIGAYLAHYVEHKIKPLWMIHLVHHTDHHVDTTTANRHHPLESMIRFTFTLMAVLVVGAPIGIVMLYQSLSLISTQFTHANIKLPKKVDAAISWVLVSPDMHKIHHHYVLPYTDSNYGNIFSLWDRLFGTFKKFDRDAIVYGVDTFPDEVENSNLKSLLKQPFHKYRKPTRVEE is encoded by the coding sequence ATGGAAGCATTGTTAAATTACTTTGAAACGATTCCCTCACTACACCGTTCTTTAATTTTAGTTGGTGGAATCACTTTTTTTTGGCTTTTAGAAGGTGCTTTGCCTTTGTTTAAATTCTCTTATAAAAAATGGAAACACGCCTTACCTAACCTCTTTTTTACCTTAACAACGATTATCATCAACTTTGCCTTGGCTTTTTTACTTTTAAAAACTAGTGATTGGACGGTAGCCAATAATTTTGGTGTGATTCAATGGGTATCCTTGCCACTTTGGGCCTATATATTGGTTGGCGTATTATTGATGGATTTTATTGGGGCTTATTTGGCGCATTATGTAGAGCATAAAATAAAGCCACTTTGGATGATACATTTAGTGCATCACACCGATCACCATGTCGATACAACCACAGCTAACCGGCACCATCCGCTAGAGAGTATGATTCGTTTTACTTTTACGCTAATGGCTGTTTTAGTAGTGGGTGCACCCATCGGTATTGTCATGTTATATCAATCACTTTCTTTAATATCCACGCAATTTACCCATGCGAATATCAAATTACCTAAGAAAGTAGACGCCGCTATTAGTTGGGTCTTGGTTTCTCCTGATATGCACAAAATACACCATCATTACGTATTGCCATATACAGATAGTAACTACGGGAACATATTTTCACTCTGGGATCGTCTTTTTGGAACCTTCAAGAAGTTTGATCGTGATGCTATCGTATATGGCGTTGATACTTTTCCGGATGAGGTTGAAAATAGTAATTTAAAATCGCTCTTAAAACAGCCATTTCACAAGTACAGAAAGCCGACAAGGGTGGAAGAGTAA
- a CDS encoding YkgJ family cysteine cluster protein, with amino-acid sequence MDDEIAKLPKLAKDKHSENKKFFSKLRQKPPKNLDYLMQELHESEFEKTDCLLCANCCKTTGPLFTNIDIERISKHFRLKPQQFIAQYLRLDEENDYVLQQVPCTFLGTDNYCSIYEVRPKACREFPHTNRKKFQQISTITLKNVAICPAAFNIVEAMKRNIKF; translated from the coding sequence ATGGATGATGAAATAGCCAAATTGCCTAAGCTCGCGAAAGATAAGCATAGCGAAAACAAAAAATTCTTTTCAAAACTAAGGCAAAAGCCGCCCAAGAATTTAGATTATCTGATGCAAGAATTGCACGAAAGTGAATTCGAAAAAACAGATTGTTTGTTATGCGCTAATTGTTGTAAAACTACAGGGCCACTTTTTACAAATATAGATATTGAACGAATTTCAAAACATTTTAGGCTAAAACCACAGCAGTTTATTGCTCAGTATTTACGTCTTGATGAAGAAAATGATTATGTGTTACAACAAGTGCCTTGTACTTTTTTAGGAACAGATAATTATTGTTCAATTTATGAGGTAAGACCAAAGGCTTGCCGTGAATTTCCGCACACAAACCGCAAAAAATTTCAGCAAATAAGTACTATAACACTCAAAAATGTTGCTATATGCCCCGCGGCTTTTAATATTGTAGAAGCTATGAAAAGGAACATAAAGTTTTAA
- a CDS encoding bifunctional 2-polyprenyl-6-hydroxyphenol methylase/3-demethylubiquinol 3-O-methyltransferase UbiG → MAKDIFGKAVLDFQNGNYTSDIITYSSFEEEDSLPLPYLFRDFEQMPKLEQKALALCKGNILDVGCGAGSHSLYLQQKNQRVTALDYSKGAIEVCKERGVMATKCVDIYNFKGETFDTLLLLMNGIGIVGKLSKLNTFFTHLKSLLNPKGQIIVDSSDLIYMFDEDEDGGYWIPDGNTYYGEVSFTMEYKGEKSSTFDWLYIDYNTLQRAAMANNLKCELIAEGEHFDYLAKLSLSK, encoded by the coding sequence ATGGCAAAGGATATTTTTGGAAAGGCAGTTTTAGACTTTCAAAATGGAAATTATACGTCAGACATCATTACCTATTCGTCTTTTGAGGAAGAAGATAGCCTGCCACTACCTTATTTGTTTCGAGACTTTGAACAAATGCCTAAGTTAGAACAAAAGGCATTAGCCTTGTGTAAAGGCAATATTTTAGATGTTGGCTGCGGTGCAGGAAGCCATAGTTTGTATCTACAGCAAAAAAACCAAAGGGTTACGGCATTAGATTACTCGAAAGGTGCCATTGAAGTTTGTAAGGAAAGAGGTGTTATGGCTACTAAGTGTGTAGATATTTACAATTTTAAAGGCGAAACCTTTGATACGCTTTTATTACTAATGAACGGCATTGGCATTGTCGGGAAATTATCAAAACTAAATACGTTTTTTACCCATTTAAAAAGCCTTTTAAACCCTAAGGGTCAAATTATAGTTGACTCTAGTGATCTAATTTATATGTTTGATGAAGATGAAGATGGCGGCTATTGGATTCCTGATGGTAACACCTATTATGGTGAAGTAAGCTTTACGATGGAATATAAAGGAGAAAAGAGCAGCACTTTTGATTGGCTTTATATCGATTACAATACCTTACAACGAGCGGCTATGGCCAATAATTTAAAATGTGAACTTATAGCAGAGGGCGAGCATTTTGACTATTTGGCTAAACTTAGCTTAAGCAAGTAA
- a CDS encoding 7-carboxy-7-deazaguanine synthase QueE: MLENEVLALVNKGEMLPLMEEFYTIQGEGFHKGTAAYFIRVGGCDVGCHWCDVKESWNAETHPPTATQTIIDNAAKYSDTIVITGGEPLTWDMGPLTRGLKVKNLKTHIETSGAYPLTGIWDWICLSPKKNKLPVGRIYDEAHELKIIIFNKHDFIFAEEQAAKTNSNCILYLQPEWSVRDKMVPLIVDYVMKNPKWKVSLQTHKYLNIP, translated from the coding sequence ATGTTAGAAAATGAAGTTTTGGCATTAGTCAATAAAGGGGAAATGCTACCCTTAATGGAAGAATTTTACACCATTCAAGGCGAAGGTTTTCATAAAGGTACGGCCGCTTATTTTATAAGAGTTGGCGGTTGCGACGTGGGTTGCCATTGGTGCGATGTAAAAGAAAGTTGGAATGCGGAAACGCATCCACCTACCGCTACACAAACTATTATTGATAATGCAGCCAAATATTCTGATACTATTGTAATTACTGGTGGTGAGCCACTTACTTGGGATATGGGGCCTTTGACAAGAGGCTTAAAAGTAAAAAATCTTAAAACGCACATTGAAACATCTGGAGCCTACCCACTTACGGGTATTTGGGATTGGATTTGCCTTTCGCCAAAGAAGAACAAGTTACCTGTTGGCAGAATTTACGATGAAGCACACGAGTTGAAAATTATTATTTTTAATAAGCACGACTTTATTTTCGCCGAAGAACAGGCGGCAAAAACAAATAGCAATTGTATTTTGTATTTACAGCCAGAATGGAGTGTACGTGATAAAATGGTGCCTTTAATTGTAGATTACGTTATGAAAAATCCAAAATGGAAAGTTTCACTACAAACGCATAAATATTTAAATATCCCTTAG
- a CDS encoding RidA family protein has product MKSYFIFLGLLFFFFNTAAQDKMAVIYHESHEIEKQSAPFSDVVEVGNLFFLSGQLGMNHTTRTLVEGGIVAETTQSIKNIQAVLEHHKMNLSHVVKCTVILSSMDDFAIFNEIYSQYFPNKPARTTFAASGLARNAKIEIEVIAAKN; this is encoded by the coding sequence ATGAAAAGTTATTTTATTTTTTTAGGACTGTTATTTTTCTTTTTCAATACCGCCGCGCAGGATAAAATGGCCGTCATTTATCATGAATCTCACGAGATAGAGAAACAGTCAGCACCTTTTAGTGATGTTGTAGAAGTGGGCAACCTATTTTTTTTATCTGGACAACTAGGGATGAATCATACAACAAGAACTTTAGTAGAAGGAGGCATAGTAGCAGAAACAACACAATCCATAAAAAATATACAAGCAGTTTTAGAACATCATAAGATGAATTTATCCCATGTGGTAAAATGTACGGTTATACTAAGCTCTATGGATGATTTTGCCATTTTTAATGAAATCTATAGCCAATATTTCCCCAATAAACCCGCAAGGACAACTTTTGCCGCCAGCGGATTAGCTAGAAACGCTAAGATAGAAATTGAAGTTATAGCAGCTAAAAACTAG
- a CDS encoding helicase HerA-like domain-containing protein: protein MSTKEQFFTHIEEGYTTKGDYITMGSAILDGETITNAFVKIPLKTLNRHGLIAGATGTGKTKTLQVIAENLSEKGIPVLLMDLKGDLSGLAQPSPGHPKIDERHAKIGLPFEAKGFPVEILSLSEQDGVKLRATVSEFGPVLLSRILDLSEAQEGIVAVIFKYCDDHKYPLLDLKDFKKVLQYATEEGKEEFTKEYGRIHTSSTGTILRKIIELEQQGAELFFGEKSFDVHDLTRVDAQGKGYINILRLTDIQDRPKLFSTFMLSLLAEIYDTFPEQGDSDKPNLILFIDEAHLIFNEASKALLNQIESIVKLIRSKGIGLYFVTQNPTDVPNEVLAQLGLKVQHALRAFTARDRKAIKLTAENYPESEFYDTKEVLTSLGIGEALISALDEKGRPTPLAATMLRAPMSRMDVLSDKELKQVINNSSLVTKYNEIIDRESAYEILNKKIEKAEELAQKEESHAKKSSSTRRTTTSTRMNPVIKVLTSATFIRGVLGVLKKVMR from the coding sequence ATGAGTACTAAAGAGCAGTTCTTTACCCATATTGAAGAAGGATACACAACCAAAGGCGATTACATTACGATGGGGTCTGCTATTTTAGATGGCGAAACCATAACCAATGCTTTTGTAAAAATCCCCCTAAAAACCTTAAACAGGCACGGACTTATAGCGGGAGCCACGGGTACAGGAAAAACCAAAACCCTTCAAGTAATTGCAGAAAATTTATCGGAGAAAGGTATTCCTGTTTTATTGATGGATCTTAAAGGAGATTTAAGTGGATTGGCACAACCAAGCCCTGGTCATCCAAAAATAGATGAGCGTCATGCAAAAATAGGACTCCCATTTGAGGCAAAGGGCTTTCCTGTAGAAATATTATCACTATCTGAACAAGACGGTGTAAAATTAAGAGCTACAGTATCAGAGTTTGGCCCTGTTTTACTCTCAAGAATATTAGACCTATCAGAAGCTCAAGAAGGTATCGTCGCTGTCATATTTAAGTATTGTGATGATCATAAGTATCCACTTTTAGATTTAAAGGATTTTAAAAAAGTATTACAATATGCTACCGAAGAAGGCAAAGAAGAGTTTACCAAAGAATATGGAAGAATACATACCAGCTCTACAGGCACTATTTTAAGAAAAATAATTGAACTAGAACAACAAGGAGCAGAATTATTCTTCGGAGAAAAATCTTTTGATGTTCATGATTTAACCAGAGTTGATGCTCAAGGGAAAGGCTATATTAATATCTTACGATTAACTGATATTCAAGATCGCCCTAAATTATTCTCAACCTTTATGTTGAGTTTATTAGCTGAAATTTATGATACCTTTCCTGAACAAGGCGATAGCGACAAGCCTAATTTAATATTATTTATAGATGAAGCACATTTAATATTTAATGAAGCTTCAAAAGCCCTATTAAATCAAATAGAAAGTATTGTAAAGCTCATTAGATCTAAAGGAATAGGCTTATATTTTGTAACACAAAACCCAACTGATGTACCCAATGAAGTTTTAGCACAACTTGGATTAAAGGTACAACATGCCTTGCGGGCATTCACCGCTCGCGATCGAAAAGCAATTAAACTCACTGCCGAAAACTATCCCGAATCTGAATTTTACGATACCAAAGAAGTGCTGACTTCTTTGGGGATTGGCGAGGCCTTAATCTCTGCTTTAGATGAAAAGGGAAGACCAACACCTTTAGCGGCAACGATGCTTAGAGCGCCAATGAGTAGAATGGATGTATTATCGGATAAAGAATTAAAACAAGTCATCAACAACTCCTCACTCGTTACTAAATATAACGAAATCATTGACCGCGAAAGTGCTTATGAAATTTTAAACAAAAAAATTGAAAAAGCAGAAGAGCTTGCACAAAAAGAAGAAAGTCATGCAAAAAAGAGCAGCTCAACCCGAAGAACAACAACCAGTACAAGAATGAATCCCGTAATTAAAGTTTTAACGAGCGCTACGTTTATTAGAGGCGTATTAGGGGTGTTAAAAAAAGTAATGCGTTAA
- a CDS encoding cupin domain-containing protein, translating to MKKYTLQKSPFSVPTTDGKKIEEHFGKASTKEDGVSIAKMVAPPGWSEPFQTPEFDEYTFIIKGKKQFIINGETILLKAGESIKIEKNTRVQYSNPFAEACEYLAICLPAFDFEKVHREEA from the coding sequence ATGAAAAAATATACCCTTCAAAAATCTCCTTTTAGTGTACCGACAACTGATGGAAAAAAAATCGAGGAGCATTTCGGAAAAGCCAGTACAAAAGAAGACGGTGTAAGTATTGCTAAAATGGTGGCACCTCCGGGCTGGAGCGAACCTTTTCAAACTCCAGAATTTGATGAATATACCTTCATCATAAAGGGCAAGAAGCAGTTTATAATTAATGGAGAAACAATACTATTAAAAGCAGGTGAGTCGATTAAAATCGAAAAAAATACGAGAGTTCAATATTCCAATCCGTTTGCTGAAGCATGTGAGTATCTTGCTATATGCTTACCCGCTTTTGACTTTGAAAAAGTACATAGAGAAGAAGCATAA
- a CDS encoding alpha/beta fold hydrolase: MKKIINTLLPLAYGSYFNTLALFSKEKVAKKAFVLFSSPRKGAILEHQKNYLNKAKGELVSAENIKLQTYTWKGNNKTVLLLHGWESNVYRWKNLIEFLKREDYNIIAFDAPAHGNSTGDFLNVPIYNACSEKVIELYKPNYIIGHSMGGMTSMYHQYKNPTNTIEKVVSLGSPSELSEIIAHYQKLLKFNDSVLDSLNAYYKQMYGFHMEELSISKFSSEFSTKGLLVHDEFDTIAPFSAAERIHKNWKNSTLLKTQGLGHSLHQDDVNFQIIDFLKSE; encoded by the coding sequence ATGAAGAAAATAATAAACACCCTATTACCTCTAGCATACGGAAGTTACTTTAACACTTTAGCCCTATTTTCAAAGGAAAAAGTAGCCAAAAAAGCCTTTGTCCTTTTTTCTTCTCCAAGAAAAGGTGCTATTTTAGAACATCAAAAAAACTATTTAAACAAGGCCAAAGGTGAGCTAGTTAGTGCTGAAAATATAAAATTACAAACCTATACCTGGAAAGGAAATAATAAAACTGTTTTATTATTGCATGGTTGGGAAAGTAATGTCTACAGATGGAAAAATTTAATTGAATTTTTAAAACGAGAAGATTATAATATCATAGCTTTTGATGCTCCCGCTCATGGAAATTCGACAGGTGATTTTTTAAATGTTCCCATTTATAATGCCTGTTCAGAAAAGGTCATTGAACTTTACAAGCCAAATTATATTATTGGTCATTCTATGGGTGGCATGACGAGCATGTACCACCAATATAAAAATCCAACCAATACCATTGAAAAAGTGGTGTCGCTCGGATCACCCTCAGAACTTTCTGAAATTATAGCACATTACCAAAAGCTTTTAAAATTTAATGATAGCGTTTTAGATAGTCTAAACGCGTATTATAAACAAATGTATGGCTTTCACATGGAGGAATTATCTATTTCAAAATTTTCAAGTGAATTTTCAACAAAGGGGCTTCTAGTTCACGATGAATTTGACACCATTGCACCATTTAGTGCGGCAGAACGAATTCATAAAAATTGGAAAAATAGCACCTTACTAAAAACTCAAGGCTTAGGACACTCCCTTCATCAAGATGACGTAAATTTCCAGATTATAGATTTTTTGAAATCAGAATAA
- a CDS encoding VOC family protein codes for MTSVTPFHIAIPVHNLAECRTFYREILNCEEGRSSDHWVDFNLFGHQLVIHYKPKSETETLHHNPVDGHDVPVPHYGVVLPWEVFESFSTALKAKGVKFVIEPYIRFEGLVGEQATMFFLDPAGNALEFKAFKDIKQLFAK; via the coding sequence ATGACTTCAGTTACTCCTTTTCATATTGCAATTCCCGTTCATAATTTGGCTGAATGTAGGACTTTTTATCGCGAAATTTTAAATTGTGAAGAAGGCAGAAGTAGTGATCATTGGGTAGACTTTAATCTATTTGGTCATCAATTAGTTATTCATTATAAACCTAAAAGTGAAACAGAAACCCTACACCACAACCCTGTTGATGGTCATGATGTTCCAGTGCCTCATTATGGTGTAGTTTTACCATGGGAAGTGTTCGAGTCTTTTTCAACAGCGTTAAAAGCTAAAGGAGTTAAGTTCGTTATTGAACCTTATATCCGCTTTGAGGGTCTTGTTGGTGAACAAGCCACCATGTTCTTTTTAGACCCTGCAGGAAATGCTTTAGAATTTAAAGCCTTTAAAGATATAAAGCAGTTATTTGCAAAATAA